The Oryzias melastigma strain HK-1 linkage group LG3, ASM292280v2, whole genome shotgun sequence genome contains a region encoding:
- the wdr76 gene encoding WD repeat-containing protein 76 has product MLFPESSFATQGGVCYKTSLPRGANSRLIKTVPTDFVLFLDEFILVSVLRKQMAPKRTKLEASAKDLTPEVLAATVRRSSRSVLAPKRLQYSPNLKEEAPIKKAKRNNQGDKIRAKRPKEEDVTKSDDEEQKASGQLSAYELERLENIRQNQAFLSSINLFQATEELKQLTRPKPSQRGLRSQPVKEVLPARKSLRLQKKEAEVLTLPPEPTGTFTSDQSSPVKKPSGPLPMEAINMEEDYKLPPQLLELLSEEPQGRKLKLDLKEYTSELKNMKITEEKVVKVVKDRIFSAAFHPCSSSLLMAAGDKWGKVGLWNLGGVWGDDGVLLFEPHTRPVGCMAFSTARPTQLLSLSYDGSLRCMDVEKAVLDDVYDIDDDLKTFAFMSPDCSTLVVGDWYGDVAIVDRRTPGNSHESLHTLDTKTLRCVSVHPLQMHYFAVAESRTVNIYDSRCLKKTNSKAVSHLQGHTLGVSSAYFSPCTGNRVLTSCMDNNIRIYDTSAMTPSSPLVKSIRHDMQTGRWLSKLSAVWDPKQDDCFVVGSMMRPRRVQVFHESGRLLHSFMDSENLNTVLSITAFHPTRHAVMGGNSSGRLHVFSS; this is encoded by the exons ATGTTATTCCCAGAATCCTCTTTTGCAACgcaaggaggagtttgttacaAAACATCTCTTCCTCGAGGCGCCAATTCTCGTTTAATTAAAACTGTTCCGACCGACTTCGTCCTTTTTCTTGATGAATTTATACTCGTGTCGGTTCTGAGGAAACAAATGGCGCCGAAACGAACCAAACTTGAAGCGTCTGCGAAG GACTTGACTCCCGAGGTTTTGGCTGCGACAGTCCGGCGTTCATCCCGCAGCGTGCTGGCTCCGAAGAGGCTTCAGTACTCCCCCAACCTGAAGGAGGAAGCCCCCATTAAGAAAGCT aaaagaaacaacCAAGGAGATAAAATCAGGGCGAAGAGGCCAAAAGAGGAGGATGTTACAAAGAGTGATGATGAGGAGCAG AAAGCCTCTGGACAGCTGTCTGCTTATGAACTGGAGCGCCTTGAAAACATCCGACAGAACCAGGCTTTTCTCTCATCCATTAACTTATTCCAG GCAACTGAGGAGTTGAAGCAGCTGACTCGACCGAAGCCATCGCAGAGGGGTTTGAG ATCACAGCCTGTAAAAGAAGTACTTCCTGCCCGCAAATCCTTGCGACTCCAGAAGAAAGAAGCAGAGGTGTTGACACTTCCCCCTGAGCCCACAGGAACATTCACCAGTGATCAG tCTTCACCGGTTAAGAAACCGTCTGGTCCTCTGCCTATGGAAGCAATCAACATGGAGGAGGATTACAAGCTACCGCCACAACTTCTGGAACTCCTATCTGAG GAGCCGCAAGGAAGAAAGCTTAAGCTTGACTTGAAAGA GTACACCTCTGAGCTGAAAAACATGAAGATAACTGAAGAAAAGGTGGTCAAAGTGGTGAAGGATCGTATATTCTCTGCAGCCTTTCACccctgcagcagcagcctgCTGATGGCTGCAGGAGACAAGTGGGGAAAAGTGGGACTCTGGAACTTG GGCGGAGTCTGGGGAGACGACGGCGTTCTGCTCTTTGAGCCACACACCCGTCCTGTGGGCTGCATGGCATTCTCCACCGCTCGCCCCACACAGCTGCTGAGCCTCAGCTATGACGGCTCCCTGCGCTGCATGGACGTGGAGAAGGCCGTCTTAGATGAC gtgTACGATATTGACGATGACCTGAAAACGTTTGCGTTCATGTCACCTGACTGCTCTACGCTTGTGGTTGGGGACTGGTATGGAGATGTGGCCATCGTTGATAGGCGTACTCCAGG GAACTCCCATGAATCTCTCCACACACTGGATACAAAGACTTTGCGCTGTGTTAGTGTCCATCCCCTTCAGATGCACTACTTTGCTGTTGCAGAAAGCAG GACAGTCAATATTTATGACAGTCGGTGTCTGAAAAAGACCAACAGCAAAGCCGTCTCCCACCTACAAGGCCACACTTTAGGCGTGAGCAGTGCTTATTTCTCTCCTTGTACTGGCAACAGAGTTCTCACTTCCTGTATGGACAACAACATCAG AATATACGACACCTCTGCAATGACCCCCAGCTCCCCCTTAGTCAAATCTATCAG ACATGACATGCAAACCGGCCGCTGGCTGTCGAAGCTCTCGGCAGTGTGGGACCCCAAACAAGACGACTGCTTTGTGGTGGGGAGCATGATGAGGCCTCGGAGGGTGCAGGTCTTCCATGAAAGTGGCCGGCTCCTTCACTCCTTTATGGACAGTGAGAACCTTAACACGGTGCTTTCCATCACTGCCTTCCACCCCACAAGACACGCAGTGATGGGCGGGAACTCATCGGGTCGCCTGCATGTCTTCtccagttaa